A region of the Culex quinquefasciatus strain JHB chromosome 1, VPISU_Cqui_1.0_pri_paternal, whole genome shotgun sequence genome:
ttttatttcttgctatgtttttttttattttttaaatttaattttcataatactTAATTTTTAGAACTTTGGAATGTCTAAATATTGGAATTAGAGATATTCTGCACGAAatgaatttcaagcaaaactaatttttaacacttatttttgaaaatttgagaattccataatttttgtatttggaTTATGAACGATTAGGATTCTGAAAGCATCAAGttaaatagagttatctaagcccgatctcacgcacactatcttaccatttgtttttgctggcgggtacaaattttaacctaaaaacccttcgtgtacaaaaacgcaatacatgcgcacgtagataactctattaacgatcgtgaaaatttcaaatttaactatGCAATTGCTTCATTGAATCTAGAATTTTTCTTGGTCGTGTaagtttacattagattcattggaaatttacacgatttcaaaagatttctaatttgaacatttacaatgaaaatcttgtaaatttccaatgaatttgatgtaaaaatacatcattaaatgataaattttatcatgataccttttgttacatgataaataatggaaatttacatgaatatttttttctgtgtatgcattccatacaaatttcgggACTGGTTATACATgagtacacgcagaaaaataaggcatatttgaataaaaaggcAAAAACATGTTGttgatttcaagcaaaacaacgtTGTTTACACACAAGATTAAGATTCTAGTCAGAAACTTCTGTACTGTACTGTTTTCGTGTAGTTTTTGCCACAGTTTATGTTGTCTAGTTTTCTCACTCTACGTTACTTGTAAACACACACATATTTGTACTCACAGAACACAAACAGATGGAAAAGGGTCAGTGAACTTGTCCTGACCGCTCAGTTTCTTGAGGGAAAACATCCCAAGATCAGTCCCATTTCCTGACAGACTTCAGAACAGGTCGGAACAGTTCCGTTCCGTACAGTTTCTGTTAAATACAGTTTAGTTTAAACGCGAATAAAGAGTTTCTGTTAAATATAGTTTCGTTTTGTATCGTAACAACAGTTGTTTCTAATTACCGGGAACGAAAGTGCGACAGGATCATACAGACGCTCTTATGTGCGAAATCAAACGTAAAAGGGCCGaaaccgaagtgtaaacaaagagtctgtcctgctcacgtcagttgatgtttacattagaaacgagcaggatagactctttgtttacatttcggctACGGCCCtattgcattgttttgcttgatttgaaaatcataatttttgttgaatcaacgctaaacgtcaaagcaactttttcaaaacaacaaaagatttttgtggaattgagaaaatcaaggtttgtttcaacgcaaaatcggcgctgattatattcaacaaaaaatcgtacAGGCTGATCGTACAACATATTTTTCTGCGCGTATGAATGGAATTGGTATTTAcgtgtatgaaattctgtatcttgagataaGATCGATTGTCTTTCGtgtgcaaagttgtaggttatgattaggactcaGGCTTAGAAAAAAGGggaatacgaaaaaaaatccagctttTTTAATTTACTAATAAACACATCCTTTGAGCCATAGGccgtgatggtgcaaaatcaggtttagaaaatatcatttgcaaaaaaacgtgtttcttggaaaatatcgaaaactgGGACAAACAAatcactaaaaatatttttttgaggcaaaatttaatttgcaataaattggaatatttttgataaagtgtgtaTTTTTTCAAGTAATAGCTACTTTCAGTTATAAATCTTCGTTTTTTTAGGTTTTCTgagctgaaaaaaacttcaaagatGAATCTTGAGTGTTGAGTGAGGAAAGAGAAATCGTCTAATTGTGTATACTTTTGACTGATATACTGTCTGTTTGCGATCTTCAGGGGGTAGAAAAGTCTACAATAAGGTCATAAATGTTGTAATGGCAAACGAAAACAAATATTGCTCAGGTGATAATAGTTTTAGTGACCTCTTCAGCCTGAGCAGTCCCTTTTCATCACTTTCACCTTCATCAACTACCTCCTGGAAGCCAGGTATTGTCATTAAAAATCCAAGTGTTCACAAACTCAGTTAACGCTCAACCCTCACCGGTGCAACCTCGCAAGTGACTTCAATCAAAATGTCGAACCGCAACCTGCCATCCTCCGTCCTGGACCCGCACCGCTTcccgccggaactgctggagcACATCTTCCGGCATCTCCCACTTCGGGATCTCAAGTCGGCGCTTCTAGTTTGCCGCCACTGGCGCGATCAGATCGTGGCAAGTTCGTCGCTTATGAACCGGTTGGTGCTCCGATTTCCGGAGGATCGCCCGCTGGACCGTCGACATCCGGGCGTGCGGCATGTTCTTGCTAGGAACGTCAGCTTTAGCTGCTGTTCCGTGATCTCCGTGGAGCCGTGGTGGAGCGCTTTTGGGTCGAAACTGGTGCGAATCGATTTGAACAAGGTTGTAATGGGTCTGCCGGTGATGCTGGCGATGCTTCGGCAGACTACGAAGTTGAAAGAACTGAGTATCGTGGATTCGATCGTTCTGAAATGTGACGGTTTCGATGGGGATCTTCAGCTGAACAGTTTGGAAGTTCTGAAGATCGAGAAGCCTTCAACGGGACTGCTGAACGTTCTCAAGCGAGGTTGTAGTAGATTGAAGGTGCTTCTCGTTACGAAACGCTCCGTTACGGATGAGCCGGATCTACTGGAGCTGGTGCGGATTGTGCAGGGTACGCTGAAGGAGCTGTACGCGGAACTGACGGAAACCTTGCTGGAAGCCATTTCGGAAATGGACCAGCTGAAACTGACAGGAGCCGGGTTGGGACACGAGGAAGACACTGCGTTGACAATCGAATTGTGTCGACTGTTTACTTGCGTCACCATTTTGACTTTGAAAGGCGTTGGAATCTCTGGATCGGTAAGTGTCACAACACGCTTGcatgaaaatgggcatttttaGCTCAATATTACCTACGCCATAATTTAAACAGTGGGCAATCGAATAACACCAAACCTTTTTCCACAGATACTTGCCGAGATTGGTCAACTGCTGCCAAACCTGAAAGaattgtcagtttgctttgattGTCTAACCATCAAACCGCTTTCAATGCAATTTCTCCGTACCATACCAAGGCTGGAGAACCTGAACCTTGCCGGTGACCCGCAATGTTTTAAGAAACTTGGGTTGATCCATCGATCCTGGTGTCCCAGCCTAAAGCAGCTTCAGCTCAAGCACATAGCTCTAAACGAGAATGAAACGTGTCAATTTCTTGCAACCTCGCACCAAATCAAATCCATATCCATGTTCCAATGCCTCCTGCCAAATTGGACTCAATTTACGCAAACTCTCGGAACATTGCCATCGTTGGAACAAATCACAATGCACCATATCGTTGTCCCCGAGTGGCCTCGAACTCCCGCCCACTTCACAAATCGCAGTGTCAAATTACTGAAGCTCAACATCCGATCGATCCCCAAGGGCCACCTCGACAGCCTGATACAAGCCTTCCCGAAGCTGCAGACACTCCACCTGGCCGAAACTCGAACCGTCGACGACGCCACGATTCAGCACATCAGTAAGCATCAGGAGCAGCTCCGTCACCTGGCGATCCAGTCCTGCCCAATCACGGAAAAGTCCGTTCGTCGCTTTTTCCTGCACACTGGAAAGTTGGAGAAGCTCGAGTTTGCCTTCGTCGCGGGAGTTGCCGATCACGAGGTTGAGCGACTCCGGCAGAAACTTGGCCCTTCGGTTGAGGTTTCTCTTAAGAAGCAGGTTGAAAAGGAGAATTATATCACCTTTGAGGTTACCCGTGACGCCAAGGACTTCACTTTGGCAATCATTGGGGCGTGTGTGACCCCCAAGATGGCTGCCTTCAGCATCCGCCTGGTGACGATCTTGGTGCTAGGTCgctttgtttttaaaatgtttaaataaaaaaaaacattttcgcaACAATTTCATTGAGGCCCTTTTTAACAATATCACCTAGCCTGCGCAGCCCACTGAAAAAAGTATGATTGCAGTTGGTTTACCCATCAAGTGAGTGTTTTCTCTTCAGAGTGTAGCAATGTAAACAGAGAGCTGTCAGCTTGAAAAGACCGCCCTTTTCCAATCATTCAGTTTTCGCCAAAACCgggattgaaaaataaaaagataaaaatgttCTAAACGGCTTTcttgtcagaaatttaccaacacattcaaagtatgttcacATCTCTTtcgagcaaaagtttttttgtcaggcgacttctagctggtttttttgagtgaccgcccgatatgtcagccaacatggccaacatacttcgcagggctgtgacagctcgagcttggtcattgtttgcatcaggacactgtgacgagaagttcgccatttttgggttaaattatatatgTTTTCACTGGGCCCAGAAAGCCTTATAAACAAAGTggcaaatcaaaatttccattcAACACGAAATTTGAGTCTCAGTGGAAAGTTCCAACACATGGTTGAAAATCGTCGCGGCGCCTCTTCATGTCGAAGATTTACGATCTTGCTTCTTTCGTTGTCCTTTTTTACGatccttttttttctaatcCGACCATTTTCCAAATCAGTCTCCTTTCACACTTCAAACGTGCAACCACGAATCTGTCGCGCAGCATGTCGGACCTACGCCCACTACCGCTGGAAGTCTGGCAACAAATCTTCGGCTATCTGGCCGTGCGCGACCTCAAGAACGCTCTCCGCGTTTGCCACGACTGGTGCCAGCGGATCGTCGGAACGAGTTCGCTGATCAACCGGATGCAGCTCAGAATCAGCCGCGAAACCACGCTGGATCATCGCAGTTCCGGCATTCGGTTCGTTTTGGCCCGTAAGGTTTGCCTCTTCAAGACCAAGATCCTCTCCGTTGATCCGTGGTGGTCTGCGCTGGGTGCGCTCTTGAACGATCTGGATCTGCGCGAGTGCCAGGTGGTGGTTCCGACGCTGTTGGCCATGCTCCGGCAGTCGCCGAACTTGGTACGGCTCACGCTGGACAAAATGCAGTACTTGGAGTTGGAGGACGCCGTCGCGGCTGACTTTCAGCTGAACCGGCTGGAATATCTGAGTCTCGGGATGACGAACGGCCCGCGGATTGTGGACGTTCTTCGGCCGGCCTGTCCCGCGCTAAAGTCGTTTGCGTTTTCCGCTCGTGAATCCGTGCCGTCCGAGCGGGAAGTGATAGAGCTGGTGCGGGGCGTCCAGGGGACGCTGGAAGAGCTTTTTGTTCCCATTAACGCTGTCGGGAGGGCCCTGTTGGCGATGGACCGGCTGAAGCTACGGGCGGTTAATTTGAACCGCGTGGAGCCGGAAATCATACTGGACGTTTGTCGGATGCAGCCGGATTTGCAGATCCTGGACGTTCGCGTTTCACGGTTGGATGATTCGGTGAGTTGACACAGTTTATGTCATGACCCACTGTTAAAAATATGGTGCGCATAAGTTTTACCTTGAAATGAGTTGTTTTTCGTGAGAGtgatgcgggtttaaaaatcATCCACCATACTTTTTCATCTCAAATTTTTCAGCAACTTTGTGAAATTGGACAACTGCTGCCAAATCTGCGACAACTCATCACTAACCTGGACGGAATTCAACACCAAGAACCGCGTTTTCTGTCAGCTATGCCAAACTTGGAACAGCTGATTGTTTCGCCAGGTGGCCGCGACTTTCAACAGATTGAATCGTTCGGCGACTTTCAATGCCGCAAGCTAAAATCTCTTCAGCTAAGCTGGGTGATTCTCCATTCCGAAGAGGACGCATGGAAGCTGCTTAACCGATCGCGAAACATCGAGACCCTGAAACTGCAGGAGTGCGTTTTCCCCCAGTGGTCCAAATTTGTCGACGGCCTGAACGCGTTGCGATCGCTGAAGCGGTTGACCTTGAACACGGTCACGGTTTCAAACTGGACGGATTCGGCGCGTTGGGTCGTCAACGACAGTACGAAATGTTTGCGCCTGTGGAACATGCAAATCCCAAAGGCTCAACTGGTGCAACTGTTGTCCGCATTCCCAGCCCTGGAGGAGCTCCATTTGTGCCACATGCCGGTAGTGGACGACGGTGTGGTGCTTGAGTTGCCTCGACTGTTTCCGCGGATGAGGAGGTTGCTGATCTGGGAGTGCTCGAATTGGAAGGCGTCGTTGCGCCATGTTTCCGAGAGTCTTCCCGCGCTGGTGGTTCTAAAGTATAAGTTTGGACCGGTAACTGTTAGAGGGATGCAATTAAGAGCGCAGCGTTATGATCTAAGAAGAGGCAAGTTTGACTGGTGTGAGAACATCATGGCGAAGCTGTACGGTCTGTTTGGGTATTACAGTTAAGTTGCtgaagaataaataaaaaaattgtgccattttcaaaaatgtctttatcatttttttatctgAAACGTCACTGATTTGTTGTCATCTGCAAATAAGACTTTCTAGTcccaatgaaaaaaatgtaatttaggggaactataccctttctcagcctatttctattatcggcctatcagcactttgatcatgaattacagctttcataaagtgtttttgacggttccaaagcaataaatagctcaaacaaaagtgagcaagcaactctccattgttgatacatctgaaaatgttgattttatagcggaaaacggcaaaagtgatgagaattggtcgaacggcttagagtgattaaaatgggcatatttcccctaactcaaaaatggtgaacttctcatcacagtgtcctgatgcaaacaatgatcaagctcgagctgtcacagccctgcgaaatatgttggctgacatatcgggcggtcagtcaggAAAAAAACAGCTAGAAGCCCTTGTCAAAAAAGATTTCTTGAAAGAGATAGCAAATCGGATGCAAACAAACCCCCAGCTGCCAGGTAAACATAGTTTGAATGTgtttgtaaatttctgaaaagaaagccatatttttgtattttttgtaatttttgtattttctgtaatttttgtaatttttgtaatttgtaatttttgtaatttttgtaattttttgtaatttttgtaatttttgtagtttttgtaatttttgtattttttgtaaattttgtaaattttgtaatttttgtaatttttgtaattttgtaatttttgtaatttttgtaatttttgtaatttttgtaatttttgtaatttttgtaatttttgtaattttgtaattttgtaattttgtaattttgtaattttgtaattttgtaatttttgtaattttgtaattttgtatttttgtaatttttgtaatttttgtaattttgtaatttttgtaattttgtaattttgtaattttgtaattttgtaatttttgtaatttttgtaatttttgtaatttttgtaatttttgtaatttttgtaatttttgtaatttttgtaatttttgtaatttttgtaatttttgtattttttgtaatttttgtaatttttgtaatttttgtaatttttgtaatttttgtaatttttgtaacttttgtattttttgtattttttgtattttttgtttgcttcgaaaaaatgaaaacaaatcacCTTGAACttgttccagctgtcaaaattcttGTACGAATATTTGACAGCATACGAGTCAGAGTGTATGACACTCAAACAAATATTCACGAtcaagttacgtgaaaagctatgtgAGTGAAGTTCAAGACTCGAAAACTAATTGTAAATTGTTACACAGAGGGGCAACAAACTTGCTTCTCGGCTGATACTTCAGCAAAGTATCAACAAAGCTGTTTCGGAACAATGAGCTGCCTCAGCACAAGATCGCATGATACACAATTCAGACTTGGTTTTGCACACAGTTATTGTAGACTGCAAAGGTAATCAAAATTGCCTAGAACGTTCAACCAACCAGCTCAAATTCCAACTTCAATTCAATCGCCACCAGTCCAGTCCCGACCTTCGTCCAGATCAGCCATGACCGCGTCCGTAGTCCTCAACCCCGTCGCAGATCTTCTTCCGGCCAAGCTGTGGTGCCGCGTGTTCCACTACCTGACCGTGGTGCAACTCCGCCGCGTCCGGTTGACCTGCGCCTACTGGAAACGATTAGTAGACGGTGATTCCGCGCTGATGGAGCGAGTCACGCTGAGATTCCCCAACGGGACCAACATTGACGCGAAGTTCCGACCGAATTGTGTTCCACCCGCGGCCCGCGGCACCAAGTTCTACGCGTGCAAGATCAGCTCCGTTGAGCCGTGGTGGCCCGAGATCGGCCGGAACTTGACCGGGTTGAGTCTCGAGCGTTGTTTCGTGCCGATTTCGACGCTACTGGGCATGCTGCGTCGGACGCCGAACTTGAAGCGGCTCGTACTCGACGGTGTTAAGCATCCGCCATTTTTTGCGAGCACCGTCGTCGACTTCCAGCTGGAACAGCTCGAAGAGCTGACGCTGCTCAACGTGGCGGATCCCGAGCTGCTGAACCTGTTTTGCAAGCTGCGGTCGCCGCTGAAGAAGTTGGCGTTCAACTGCGCAGTCCCGACCGGAACGTCGTGTAAAATGTCACCCGAATCACTCATCCGGGCCGTGAAGGACACCGAGGGCACGCTGGAAGAGCTGCGAGCTTCGTTCGATGCGCCCCTCATGGAAGCCCTGTCGACGATGGGACGGCTGCGGTTGAAACGCGCCGCCTACTCGTGGGGCCGGGGCGTAGCGCCAGTTTTGGGATTCTGCAAGTTGCAGCCGGCGCTGGAGGAGTTGGACATTTCCGAGCTGTCGGCGACGGATTTGgtaagaaaatttcaaatttttgtttttgtattttggacccactgaaaaaataattgcaaaaaaaaattaagcttaaaatgattgattttttgtcagAGTGTCATGGTGAAAACAAAGTGCAAATCGACAAATTCTGAGTAATTTTGTGCGAAAAAAGTGACAACTTAATCTTTTCGCAACACTCTGATGGGAAAGTGCTCATTTTGAGTTAAAAGAATCTCCACCATGTTTTTTTCAGTGGGTCCGTAAATTTACACAACCTAAACAGTTCCTCCCACCCCGCACAGACCTTCAACGAAATTGCCACCCTGCTGCCCAAACTGCGGCGTCTCTCGGTGCGGTTCGAGTGGGAATCGACGGCGCTTGTACCGTCATTTCTGGACGCCATCCCGCAACTGGAGGCCGTTTCCATGGAGGGACCGTTGCACTTCAAGGGTACGCAAAAGATCACCAAGCTGGGCACGTTCCACTGTCCGGCACTTCGGGAGTTTCGACTGAACTCCTTCAAGATACCCCTCGGTGATATGTGCCAGTTTTTCACGAACAATCCCCAAATTACGAGCGTTACCTTGGACCAATGCAAGTTTGGCCGGTGGACAGACCTTTTGGGGGCCCTGAAGCGGCTGCCAAATCTTCAGCGATTGAAACTGCACAAAGTTTGGACGCCGAACTGGAACGACCCCGCCGAACTCGACGCCAGTAATCTGAAGTACTTGGAATTGACCTTCATGGACATCCCGGAAGCTGCTCTCATCAAACTGTTAAGCTATCTGCCAAAACTAGAACAACTCGACGCACAGTTTGTAAAGTTCCTGAACGATCGCGTCGTGCACAAATTCTGCCAACGACTGCCAAAGCTAACAAAACTAACGATCCGCAAATGTCCAATTTCCGACACCTCGCTGCACCACATTAACCTGCACTGCAAATCCCTGGAGCAGCTGGACTTGTGCCAAACTTCCGGGCTGTCCCAGCAGGTCGTGAATCAGCTCAAGAGCCGCGTTGAAATCGTACGCTTCCAGCCGGAACCGGATCTCGCGAGCAAAGTGAAAGAATGGACGCTGATTTCGGTGTGCTTGGTGCTGCTTTACTTCATGTTCCAGTGGTACGGATTCGTGGGAATTGCAGTCGTTTTGCCGGTGTTTTTTGTGCTAGAGTTGCTGAAGTGAATGAGAAGaacgtaatttttaaattcatttgaataaattcagatttatttttataataaacaacaaagtaacttttttttaaagtacaatGATTTTACACGAAAATGAGTATAATCACATAAGAGTGTAGTGATGTAAACAAAGAGCTGTCATCGTGAAAAATGCCTTTCCTTTGTTAAATGTATGCTTGACATCGGGCTCTCATTTCATCTGTCTTTTGAAAACAAGAGAAGCAAAACTtcagaattattattttttttgttttgaaatttttgtaatttttgtaatttttgtaatttttgtaatttttgtaatttttgtaatttttgtaatttttgtaatttttgtaatttttgtaatttttgtaatttttgtaatttttgtgattttgtaatttttgtaatttttgtaatttttgtaatttttgtaatttttgtaatttttgtaatttttgtaatttttgtaatttttgtaatttttgtaatttgtgtaatttgtgtaatttttgtaattttcagattttgattTCAGGAATCgcaggatttaaaaatttaaaaatttgaaattttttttaaagaattcattttttttagaattttgaaatttgaaaggtttagaattatttttttttaatttgaagtttttcaaaatattagatttttaaaatgttttaatttccaaaaaaaaaattagtaaaatttttaaaacgttagaattttagaaacagAATTGCTACACTCTCAAGGTGCGAAACAAAGATGGCCGACGAAAGCCTCCTAAAGTGAAGTGGATTACTGCCGCGGTTGCCAGTGTGCACACTCAATTAGCGCAAGTCTCTGCCGAGGATCCAGTTGCCAGTAAGAGTCTCCAAAACGCCTCGAAATAAATTACCACCTTAAATTTGACACCATTTTTCAAGCTATAAATTATGGCGTCCCCCGTCGAATTTgacggcagtgttgccagccgtAGTGAGGGAACGGGGTGGGTCGGGGATAAAATTGAGTGAAAAGGCTTTTGTAGTTATCGTTGTTTAAGGAGAGTGAACAGTTTGAAGCCCTCGGTTCCCCTTAATTAGTAATGATGGCGGCGGCGGGCGGTCGATGGTCGTAGCAGGCTATGCCCGAGCGGTGTGAGAGATGGCGAGTTAAGCCTGGGCAATTTAGCAATTTGGGGGCAAGTTTTAGTTTAATATTTTATGGCCACCGGGGAGAGGCGGTGGGAAATGTTCACTGGAAATTTCCAGGGGAAAGAGTGTTTGAGACGTGTGAGGGGAGAAAGGGGTGAAATTTATGCCGAAAAGTTTTCCTGGAATGGCCGGAGATAAATTAGTAATCTTAGTAAAGGACagttaaaaatacataaaaaattaggAATCGTGTTTATGCCTTATacttttttcgatgcaaaattaaatttgaaaaggaGCCCACctgtcaaaaaaacatttatttttaacagtGTAAGTGAGTATGCGAGTAGAGCAATTTGCAATTTAATGAGATTCAGATAGTGAGACTAATGCTAAATAAACACTCCTAAAAGCAATTTGAAAGATCTGGTTTGAGATACTTGATACGCTGCTGCAAGAAGGGTGGACTATTTAATTCTGGCAAAATCTAataaaatgtttacttttgaaGTTACATTAAACGGATTCCGGATTCGGCTATatagctttatgacgtttcgcgtacgcacactagcgcagcacttgattttgctggctgacaaaatttaacctcactttattttcgtgtacgtatacgcaatacatacgcacgtagattactctattggaacaactgacagctgtcaaacgcaCAAAACCACGTGGTCGGAAATTGGCAAACAATGGGGTTGAATAGTAAACATCTCCTTGACAACaggtttttgacgtttgattgcgaATTACGACTGCATTCGAATGAAGGAAATTCGGATTACCGAATCCGACCTGTAAGACCAATTCTTAGATTAGTTTTCTAATGGACGCATtagccaatggtaaacaaaaccATTATTCGATTGTTCAACTACACTTCCTGCAAATGCTCTGTACTGAAAAGtaataaaactttgtttttaccGGCAAAACTGTTAAAAACTAATTCAATAAATCACATTTCCATCAAAACAATGTAAAGAAGACCAATATGCATTTGTTAACATTCCGTTCTGATCGTTCTTAATGTAAACATTCCCTGACATAAGAACGATGGACTGCTTATGAACGACTGACAGCTGCCAAATGCACACAAACATGAGCTCGGAAATGGTTTGAACAATGGGATTTAAATGCAAACATCAGTTTGACAGGTGTTTTTTAACGAACATTTCAAGCATCGAGTTGTTTAAATTAGCGAATCCGCGCTGTAGCGACTGATTTCAACTGTCAAC
Encoded here:
- the LOC119767911 gene encoding uncharacterized protein LOC119767911, which encodes MTASVVLNPVADLLPAKLWCRVFHYLTVVQLRRVRLTCAYWKRLVDGDSALMERVTLRFPNGTNIDAKFRPNCVPPAARGTKFYACKISSVEPWWPEIGRNLTGLSLERCFVPISTLLGMLRRTPNLKRLVLDGVKHPPFFASTVVDFQLEQLEELTLLNVADPELLNLFCKLRSPLKKLAFNCAVPTGTSCKMSPESLIRAVKDTEGTLEELRASFDAPLMEALSTMGRLRLKRAAYSWGRGVAPVLGFCKLQPALEELDISELSATDLTFNEIATLLPKLRRLSVRFEWESTALVPSFLDAIPQLEAVSMEGPLHFKGTQKITKLGTFHCPALREFRLNSFKIPLGDMCQFFTNNPQITSVTLDQCKFGRWTDLLGALKRLPNLQRLKLHKVWTPNWNDPAELDASNLKYLELTFMDIPEAALIKLLSYLPKLEQLDAQFVKFLNDRVVHKFCQRLPKLTKLTIRKCPISDTSLHHINLHCKSLEQLDLCQTSGLSQQVVNQLKSRVEIVRFQPEPDLASKVKEWTLISVCLVLLYFMFQWYGFVGIAVVLPVFFVLELLK